The genomic interval TGATGATAGGCTTTTCCTTCCGTCTGAGAGTATAATCGTGAAGAATTTTGGTTCTGTTATTGTCGTTTCGTATATTCAATCTATCTTTATATGCGGTTGATCTATGGAAACTGATCAGACTATATTAGTGATCATTTCAACTGATTTTCTATATAATATGCGGTTTCAACATTTTTAAATCTAACAAAAGGTTATTCTAAATGTAAACAAAAATCGAAGTCAAGTTGTTAAACGAGCCGAAGATTGACATCAAACATGAACAGAATCATTGGATTTAAAGCAAAAGAcagcttttgattttagtTCTCGTTTTGAATAAGTGGTTTAAGCTTTTGTAATCGATAAACAAAGTTACATAAAGGTACGACAGACATGTGAGGAAACGTGTCAATAATATTTAAAATGTGAAGAAGAGGCAATGAGACCCTTTCCATAGTATTCAAAAATAGAATAGTAGTCCAATTACTGAATGAGTGAGGAAGTTGGGTACTCACTATTCAGTTCGGGTCCTGTTAATTGTCTCAAACCTGAAAAAAGGTACAAAAGTGACGATGGATCTTTTACCGCGACCGATGGAGAATCCGAAAGTTGGCGTTTATTATTCTCACACTAGAGAATTGTGCAGGTCCAGGTAACGACTGTTGAGTTTTAAACTAACAGGAATGTATGATAAGGTTTGAAAGATACCGAATCAAATGGCTTTTTAGATGATGTGATAAGGATGATTACTGCCTAAATTTCCTTCCTTCCGAAATTTTATTCTAATACCGTTCGtcttttcagctttatGTTACCGCTTTTGTCAACAAATAGAAGAGGTGGTGACAAAGGCACTGGAATACTCGCAATTGAGAAAGGGCCTGACAAcgttgatgaagataaacaGACAAGCCTATACCTCTATTTCAGTATTTTCCTTAAGCAAAAAATCTATTTTGGATCTGTTCCTGTTATTTCTctattatcaaaagattcGTGAATCTATGTAATCTAAGCAATTTGTCCTTGTCACAATCACTACAAATTGCTGTATAGATTGATGTCTTCTGCTAAGTTCCAATGTTGGGTAAGATCGAAATGTCTTGCTTTTACTGAATCGATCGACTTTTATTCAAtggatttatcaattctcTGGATCACTTTCTATTTTCCGATTTAACAATTGAATAAGTTGATCTTGTACACTACGatagataattcaattgttCAATTCAGTCCTTTAATCTATGATTATTCAGTTTAATGGAAAGTATTGACAGACTTTGAAAGAAACGAACCAGGTTTTTGAATTAGCAGAACAACCTTGCTTTTGGTcaaatttatatatatacacaatGAACTTTTTAAATCAGGATTCATCATCCCCCTCACCAAGCCAACATcgaaaaaatcatcatcactgACAAcactatcatcatcattattatcataatCGTTGAAAAAACCCATGTGAAAAGAAGTGACTACTACTAAAGAACCATGGAATTCCCATTTCCCGTACCTTATTTAAAGTGTGGTAAAAATGTCTTTTAAATTACATAAAAACATGAAGGGTATAGCCGAAATACCTTCTCTTCcccttctctttcttttaacTTTTTCCAAGCTAAAAAAGCTCATTATACTCCCACTCCCGTCTTTGCCGGTTCCCGTACAATCATATTTCCTTGGTGAAATGCGGGTACAACATGCTAAAGAAAGAAGCTACTGATATTCTATTCTTGTTACTTTATCCTGAATGATTAACATTCCTTCATTCCTTGCTTTACTGAAAGACATAAGAATATCGTACAAAAGTATTTGACGTTGACatgatgattgatcttgaacGACTAACTCCTAGATCGCAAACTAGTAATTCTCGTTAATCTTTAGCCGTTACCAGGTAACATTTATACAAATTTGTATCGTTAAGATCGTACTGTACATTTTAAAAACATTCCATAGGATAAAATTTAGTTCCAGAAAGAAATAAACTGAATTACCGAGACATTTTACCCTGCATGGGTACGTACTATCTACAACCAGAAATTGGTAACGCCAATTTCAGAAAGGGAGAACTATGTAATTTATGTACACACAAGGGTTGATGTAGAACTGCgtaaaatatcaataataaatGCCTTTTTATCGATTCCTGCTTACGATTGACGAGTTCTAACAATTTAAGGATATATCTAAAACTTGTTCATGTCTTACAACACATGTCATAAATTTAACATCATCAAGTGGCTTCTGGCTTTTTATCTTATGGGCGTTTTACCGAAACGATCCTAACGAAATACTTTtgctttttgttttttttctcGAGATATTCAAGCGGGAAGAAAAATAACATGAAAAAAAGCCActttatcattcattcataaaTCCTATTTTCAGAAATTTCTCCTAAGATTAgcttgaaattgaaatctcTTTTCGGGTTCCTGGGTTCATTTTAAAATAGAACCAACCATATTCActatttaatgatttatctttcatcaattcaatgCTCTTCGTGGCAAAACTATGAATGTATTATAAATGATTAAAATCCTTCTGACAGGTAAAAACTTAGAGTCTGAAATCGAAGCTTGCTTTGATCTAAATAAATCTTGCAGTATAGATCAAAATTTACTTATATATGTAGAAATTACAATTTAAAATGCAATAATTTTGAGATCATAAAAATAGTAAATCTTTGTTTGATCGTACGTGATTACTCGTATGCctcatcaaataaaatcaGCCACAGCAAATAAGTATcgataatttgattgtagACAATAAGTACGTAGGACTCGATCGGATTCactgttgatgatgatgatgatgcaaGCACTTCAAATCGGCATCAGATGTCAAATGTGCTTTGATAGGTTTACGATACGTTGAACTTCGGAAGCTCTTTTCACTCATAAATTCGCTTCCCAATGGAAATACGTAAAATTACGATCATCGAGATTCAATCGGACTGGAATCAGATCTGTTCCAAAAGTTACTTaccaaatcaaatggaattacAAAAAGTATATTCCGAAATCTCTAGCATGACGCTATCTGTGTTTGAATGTTTTACGGTAAGAGATGTATTAAGCTAAATTGATATCCTCTTCAAAACGTGTGATCGATATAGGACTGGAATTCCAAAGTGCATTGTTAGATCAAAGAATTCAGTCTCTTACAATTCCTGATAAACTAGCATCTACTTGAGTTGACGAAATAAAACAAGTATCAGATGCATACATGATTTCGCGAATTACAATATACATAAGAAAGTATActatataaatcataatcattcattattattcgTATTTTTCGACTCGTTTAGATcaatctaaatcatctaaagATTTCTCTTCAGATAATTCACCATGTACTCTTACCTAAAATGAAATAGAACATCTTTTAGCGAACTGAATACTGAGCAAGTAGTAGACTGAAGAATGGATCTGACTCACTCTATACAAACAAGTGAAATCACCTCCATAATTACTCTCAACTTTGAAAATTACTATTCCGACTTTGATGTTCAAATCTCGAATTTCATCTGAAATAGGGAAAGTCTgtatatttgaaattgaattgatatcGTAAGATATCGTTCCTAGTGGTAAATGATCCGGTACGTTTTCAGATCTAATCaagaataaatcaatatcacaaCTTATCTATCTTATGAATAAATGAACATAATATTACACACTCGTTCTTCTGTGACCAATATTCAGCTACCTTTCGCTTATCATCctcattatcaattacCCCCATCTACAGATACATCACTTGAAGATTAGCTTACTATTCAAAACAActgaagatcaagatacAACTCACAATAGTGATGACTTTTGGCGCAGTAGTCATATCTAGAGCTAATTCTTTTGGGGCATGTTCAATCGTTATATCCGTTATGCCAACGCGTCTAGTTAACATTATACCTAAACTACCTTGTGATCCTGTAAAGGGCCAACAACTTCCTACAGAGGTATCGGGATGAAGGGCAGTCGCAGGTGGTCGACCTTGAACGTCTTTAGATCCCATAATTAATTTGCCTAATTTCGACGAAGTCGATAGAACGAGGGTATCGGAAGTGAGTTGTGGAATCACTCTCGCTCCAGCAGTGAATAAAGCATAATCAGTTCGAGCTATCGTATCTTTCGAATATTTGAGAAGAGccatatcaatcaaatcgTTGAAAAGAGAAGTTATATCATCCCCtttgtttgattttatagTCACGCTTGATTTTGCCGCTGAAGTTGTTTTGTGTGATTGACCTGAGGTCGAAGATcgaattgatgataattcagctCGCAATGAGTCAAGTTGATGGTCCAGCACATTTTGGAAATCGTCTTTTGTCAAATATTCCACTGTCggtgatcttgatttttggtCATTGAATACCTCTTCCGCCCATTGTCTAATTTTGCTCTCATCCATTTCTACAGCTTGCTTTTGTCCTTTAATATTGGTTGAAGAGCTGGAAGAAGTGAGAGCTTGTTTAACTAGAGCTTCAGTATCCGTGCGAGAGAtcataatcttcttcatttcgTTCCAGAATTTGGGATCGATATCTATCGTACCCCTTGAATTCACTCGAATAGGTACGAGATCAGGTAAAATACGTTCTAGGGCAGATCTTAACCGCCCATCATCAAGCGCATCAGaaactttcttttctacctGTCCAACACGGTTTTTAAGATCttgtatatcttgattGTTTTTATCGGAAGCTCGTATCCTGCCGTCGTGTGCTATTGCCGTCGATTCAGATTTGGCAACTCTATCGCCTAAACCTTTGATTTCTGCGCGAAGCGAATCAAAAGAATGTTGTAAAGCTCTGATGCCTTTATCTCCATGTCCTCGCAACGACTCCACACTTTTCGTTTCTAACATGAGGGCATTTTCTAGATCATCCATCCTACCAAGCATATTATGAGTCGATTGCTTGTTTTCAGCCTGCCCATTACTAAGTGATTTCAACATCCCTGATATGTCAGCAGTGACTTGCTCTAAAGACGTTATTCTAGCTGCAACTTCATCTATTGAACTCGGCGGAGATTCTGGGGCTTTATAGGTACCTTGTCGCCTGAAAGGTGCGTCTAGCGCTCGCAAAGCCAAATTGAGAGCTACAAGACCACCAACATATTTCCACCAATCTTGCTTTACTCGTTTCAGTACCCCTTGACTCGAACCGAATATCCTCTCTGTTGGTCGTATGAGGATAGAATGGAGTATAGTAGTCACAGATTCCACTATAAATTGTAGACCCAACACGATTCCGTGCAAGATATTCGTGATTACTGTTCTAATTGAACCAGGGCCTCTGCGACGAGGGTGAAAAGTCGGTACAGGTGACTTCCTATCTGTCCTTGGACTGAGTGCACGTAGCAAACGAGCTGGAGTGGGAGATTTTGAGTATCGTCCATTCGGAACCTCCATCAAAGGTGACAAAGCTCTTTGAGGATGAGATTGAGAATGATCTTCGTAGCCATTTTCCTGTTCTTCATCGCTTCCATCATTATAAGAATCGCTTTTTCGTCCTTTACGCCTTTGACGAGGTTGTATACCTAATCCCATACCTAAATAACCCTCCCCTCTTTCTGGTCTAATGCCTCTTGTCCCTGCTCTTCCATCTAAAGCACCACCTTTGACTattccttcaccttcaccatcaGAATCTGAATCAGTTCCGTAAATctgatcatcttctccaggTCTATAAGGTAGATCTTCTGCTAAAGCCTTTCCTTTGCGTCTCTTTCCATTTGTATCTGATATTCTAGGTCCTACTGaatttctatttttttgagcttgtttTACAaattcttcctcttctgcATAATTATAGCTTTCCCCGGAACCATTCCCTATACCTCCATTAcctattgatgaaaatgatgaatatgcATTAGAATTATCGAAATCGccattctcatcttcagtagatttcaagaagaatctaACGGGTGATAAAGCTCTTGCAGCTTGTTGTAGTTGTTCGGCAGGTGACCTAGCTCTATTAGATCCTCCTTTTTGCGATCGATTCGAAGGCGGTTTGTGCGTTGATGAGGTATGTGATTGGAATGAAAGGTCAGAGGGTAGAGGGAGATGTTGGCCAGTCTGAGCGGCATGAAAGGCGGCAGCGATGCTTTAAAGGACGTCAATGAGCGATCCTTCACCATAGATGGAATGAGATGAAACCTACTTCACGCTTGTATCCTTGAATCCAAGGGAGGCGCTCGTCGTACCCTTCTTGCTTCGTGGATTCGGCACTTTTAGAGAAGCACTGATGCGACTTTGAATCAGTATCGGGGCATTCATAATTCACGTGATGGAAGGATGTGACTAGTACTAGCGTGGAAGCAAGAAACGAGGAACATACCTCGTCATGCTGTCGCCATCCCAGTCCTCCTCCCCAACATTACTCCTAACACTCCTTGCACTTCGAGCAGGTGATGGCGGTGGTATCGATCGTCTAGGCGGCATGGTTTGATGCGAAGCGATTCAACGACAGGGCATAAAATCAAGATAGGTTATATATCTGAATTCATGTGGTGTGGCGTGTGAGGGGAATACGTGttgaaggaagaaaggTTGGTTAATGAGGTAAAGTAATGTTGTTTATTTTTCCGAAACACAAATTCACCTCAGACTGATGACTAATTCTTCGTGTTACTATTGGTAGAGAACGTCGTTGGAGGAGAGATAGTATACGAGGATGAAGGTTTTACCAACAAGTGACTATGGTGAAAGATTGAGAAGCATGTCGAGCTTGTGAATGTCATTAATGCTTTCAGTGACTGCTCATGTTGTTGCTTCGCGCGACGAGGACATGGACAAGTTGATTGTGTTTTGTTTTTACAGGGTCAATAAGCGTGTAGAACACGTGACAATTAATAAACCTGAAATGACAACTCAATTCTAGTTAACATCAATCTCACTAACAATCCTATGCGATTGTGTTAAGATTAAACATCAAGGTCAACACTGATAAGCACAATGTGCGCATCCGTCCACTAGCTCAACAATACACAGTGCTGTCCAATCCTCATGCAGATAATAGAAAATCCGGTATTTTGTCATGATATACATCTCTCCCAAATAAATCCAACGACCAAAAAAATCTTCTCTCGAAATACTCCCAAAAGCCTTTTTGACCTGTACAATGGACATCTGAAGGAATATGTAAGAAAAGATACGTTTGACGAGTGACTTATCGGTAAGACTGAACAGGTGAAAAAGACATTAGCATTTAGCATTTGATTTACATGGGAATATATCCCAGCATGCATTTTATTAAACTCACTTTTTGTCGTCTCGATCTGGCACCACGACCACCGAACTTCTTGGGTTCTGTTCTTCTTGGATCAGCAACGAGGAGAGTTCTGTCGTAGGCGATGAGAgtctttttcaattcaaggGCAGAAGCAGCATCTTCGTTCTTGGCGTAGAAGCTataaatattgaaaatcatttcGTAAGTCAGCCTTTGAATCTGATTTTACCGTTCCGTGATCTTCTACGTAACGTGACGAAAGACAACTCACGCAACGATACCCTTGGCAATGGCTTGTCGGAGAGCGTAAATTTGAGATACGTGACCACCACCTTTTACTCTAAGTCTGATATCGAGGTTGGCGAGCTTCTCGGGACCGACAACGAGGATAGGTTCGTAGACCTTGTATCGAAGGACAACGCTATATTGTCAATATTGAGTCAGTATACCGTTCATTCTTATTTCTTCAACCCTCGTCACAGTTTTCCAATTCTCCTGCCTGTGCCTATCAATTCGATCTAGCAAACCATATGCACATTTGACGCCGTCTGTATTCTTTCACCAATATGATCCTGATTACTATTATTCCATGACAAACTCCGTTATATCTATATCCTCATATCCTGGTATATTCTCATTGATTCTTGCCCAATATATGCGAAACCTCACTTACGGCTCAACAAGGGAGATAGGAGATCCGTTCAATCTAACGAGACCTCGTCCAGGGGTGACATGAGCCACAGCGGTGGCAGTCTTCTTCTTGCCGAAAGTTTGAACGGCTGACATTTTTCTATATTATTTTCCAACACAGATAATTCCAGAGTTTTAAacaattttgatgataggTTTTATAAGATGATAGCGATATCGAAAGATGGACAACAAATGTAAAATAAATGATCAGcacctcttctttctccaaGCAGCTCAAtataatgatttgaatCGAAAGTATATACTCACAATCTTGCTGTgtagaaaaggaaaaatcaacaaaaacctttaaaattcaataaaccttgaaattcaaatgtcGAATTGCAGCTTTGCTTGCTTTGCCTGAATGCTGTACGTAGTACTAACAGAGGACAGCAGCTAGTATTGGTAGTAGTACTGTTACACTGTAACAAAAATGAATGCATGGCTGAAGCACGATATCCAACCCAAGTGAGTGTGGCACTATTCTCCGCGGAAGTAATTAAGCTGACTTGACCAGTGGCAATGACTTAAACGCCGACAACAACGCAGCTTATCTCCGATGAACGCGATTGCATTCTTTGCTTGATTCGCCTTGCTCTACTTCACATGTACTGGGTTGTTTGGTTCGATGAATCGTCTAAATGCACCAGCGGTTGCATATTTGCTGCTTCGGTCCCCATCATCGCCAGGTATATATCGAACATCATTCCTGTATCCGAGTCTCACCTTGAATCTACAAAAATTCGTTTGACAGACTCGCGGgaattttgatgaagtaTCTCGAGATGTTGGGTTCTAATTAATCCGCGAAATCCCCCTTAACCTACTTGCTAAACAGACTGAATTGGCTCATATATGCAGGATGGTCAAAAACGTTCATTGGAGGCTAGACGAAATGTTACTGTGCTTGGAAGTCGTGGTAGCTCAATATCGAGCAAAGAGTTTTCCTATATCATTCATGCCCATAAAAAGTAAATACCACAAATATAAATCCTCTTTAATCACATCGTTTGAGATATTCAAACAATATATACAAGATACAACAAGATCTCGTTCCAATGAGATTTTGAGGAGAGTATCATTGAAGAACCCCGTTATAGAGGGTTTTGATGTATATATTAGTTTGGAGTAGGTATCAAAGAGAGAATTATAGGTTAATCGAAGCGCTGTTGAAAGCGAgaataaaaaataatttacaacaacaatctgATACAAATTGAGTGACTACTACAAGAGGAGGTTGGGTTTaataatattgattatTGTATGGATATCCATAAGCTCCCAAAGGTGTAGCGGATCCACCAATAGCATTACCAGATGAAGAGTCACCTAATACCCAATTAATGTGAATTAACAagatttcaaatttcatcagatatgaagaaaaagcttACCTCCATCACCTGCATTACCACTTGCAACGTTTAATGCATCTAAATTACCTGCTGCATTGGCGTTATCATAGTAATACCAGTTACCGTTGGAATAGTATGGACCAGCGTTATTGTTTTGGTTACtgatcattatcaaatcagcttatctAATTTACTTTTGCTATGACATTCAACAGATAACCAACTTACATATTACCACCATTGGTATTACCACCTACTCCAGAATAAGCACTTCCACCATTGGAAGTAGTGATGACTGGTTGACCATTAACATATGAAACGCTTTTCATTCCAAATTGATATCAGCAAAAATTCTATTTAAACTGCTTTAAGGACTTACGTTTGAGAACCAACTCCTCCTATAGCATTACCAGAAGTAGCTTTACCTCCATCACCTGCATTACCAGAAGCGATTCCCAATACGTCATCACCTCCTGCAATACCTGAATTACCTTGAGCAGAATTATTTTCAGATAAAGATCCACCAATTGAAGATCCTCCTGCACCTGTGTAAGCTGATCCTCCGTCTCTAATCATGATTGAGTTACCAGTATTGATAGGAGCGGCAGAAACTAAAATAgcagaagttgaaatagCGTAAAAAGCAAAAGTAATTGTAGTTCtcattttatttgatatttttggttgttgttgagtAGAAAATAGTTGTGAATGAGTGTAATGAGctttattcaaaattagcTTAAAGAAGTGGATTTATTTGttagttgatttatttgtttgtttGAAGTTTAGTTCtttacaaaagaaaatgataaatttgaaaagctttatcaaaagGCTGGAACTTATGTGGTAATTattgaaaacaaaaaaagtGAGAAAAAATTGGGcaaaatgaataataagaaaagataaagcGAAATGAAGTgaatgaagaaaggaaagataAAGTAATATGAATAATTCAAGACGGTTATATATCTTCTCAATCCACCTTTATTACCCCAAGTATAATCCTTAATATGCGATTAGTATCAGATGAATTTTAGTATGATTCAGGAAATTATGGATCTTGATTTCGAAAGCGACCAAATCAGTTTGGTTTTACTTTGTTCCAAAAGCATTgtattgaattaatttaaaCCCTCCCATTCATTTCTTATGTATGTTTCGGTTTGACGAGTCTCGATTGGGGAAATTCATAATTGTCGCACGGCTGAAAAGTCTTGTCGATTCAAACGATAGAGTCCCGTCATATGATTTGCTTATTCGTTTGACCAAGGATGTATTCGGACATGCGGAATACTCAGTAGAAGCTGACGATTCCTATTTGCATAAGATTTTATGAGATTATATATCAGAGTACTAAAGcgtaataataatttagcTTGGTGTACTTGTACTGAATTTTATAATTGACCTAGCGGCGCTCTCCACCAACGATTCTTGTTGGTTGGAAAAGTTAAAGAGATGTTCATTGTTCTTTCCGATACTCATCCGTTCAAGCTTGATTTTGACAAATCATACGATTCCATTCCATAATCGATTAAGACAGAAACTGCAAAATGAAGTCCGCCGCTAGACTTATACCTACACTGACACAAGTGAGCTGGATATTCAAGCCTTTCTTCTGGGACATTCAGCTGACAATGGTTTATCTGAATTTTATAGCCATTGAGAAATTCTACTCGACCTATATCACGAACAATCCTTACTAAATCCATAACAGCCGGACCAAGTAGACTTCCTCGTTTTTACGCTACAACTTCAAGTCCACCAACAAATAATCTAGCTCAAGAGCAAAGTCCACAAAGTCAAGCGGAGGAATTTGagggagaagatgaaatacctTCGAATATTAATTTCGAAGAATTGagtgaagaagctgatgagcGGATCAACGATTTTTTGGGTCATGGTGATGGTGAGCTGACTCTCTCGCCATCAATGAAGATTTTTGATAGAGCTCAACATCGCTTATTGGTTATCTCAAATAAAATGCTAATCATATGCGATGATAGAATTCACATCACTCTCAAATGGTTCTCGATCCGATCCTATCTTCTTGCCTATATCCTCTTTAGCTTCACCAACACCTACCTTAGCTGCAGATTCCGTAAGTCCTCATATAATTGTTGTCTTCTGGCTTCGTTTCACTGACGAGCCTATAATGCGATAAAGGACTTGGTCATCTCACTCCCTCCTGATATTTTCGCTCAACCCATTAGAAGAGATATTTTACATAGATGTGTAGTTTGGTATCTTTCCCTTTTAAGATCTGTAAGTAGAGGTTGTCATTCCGTAAAACACACGGATCAGAAGATAGATTCTAACCCTTTTTCTGCGAACAATCAGGGTACCAAAACTACGAAATCTAGATCAACAGTGAATTATTCAGGTAGAAAACTTAGACCACAAAAGGGTACTGGTAGAGCGAGAGTAGGAGATGCATCAAGTGGAACTCGTGGGTACAATGTCTCTTGCACTCATTCGTAATCGTTCTGAATTTGCCAACAAACTTGCACTAACTAtgtttttcttctccttaGGTCGAGGAGGTGCACCAATTCATCCTATATTCGCTAAAGATTGGTCACAAAAATTACCTCGTAAAGTAAGAGCATTAGGTTTAAAAATAGCTCTTacatcaaaattaaattcaggTTTATTAAGAGTTGTacaaaatttaaatgaaggAGAATGGAAAGGAACAAATGAAGCAAAAAGAGCATTATCAGattcaataattaaaattgaaaaaaatcaaattaaaaatataGAAATGGAACCAATTATTCCAAtaggtaataataatcaagagattcaaaatcatgttgaagaagaagaaaaagaaaaagaaggagaattagaaataatagataaatttggatcatcaaaagatttatcaattcttttcatttattcaccaaatcaaatacatcatcaaaatgaaaatttaataaattttgaaaaatcaattaaaaatttaaaaaatgttgaattattatgtattgatcaagttgaagtttatcatattttaaAATACAAATGGTTAATTATGGAAGgtgattcaattgattttttaactggattaaatgatttacaaaatgaattaaatatcATTCCTGAAccattagaagaagaagaagaagaattatttgaaaaaaaacaaatttaatgatttagaaattgTTAGTTTAAAATTTTCGGAAATTATTGGGAATTTGTATGATATTTATTAAAGTACATGAATTACCCAAATATGCAtcatattttgatttgatataacaat from Kwoniella pini CBS 10737 chromosome 4, complete sequence carries:
- a CDS encoding 40S ribosomal uS9 domain-containing protein, which produces MSAVQTFGKKKTATAVAHVTPGRGLVRLNGSPISLVEPVVLRYKVYEPILVVGPEKLANLDIRLRVKGGGHVSQIYALRQAIAKGIVAFYAKNEDAASALELKKTLIAYDRTLLVADPRRTEPKKFGGRGARSRRQKVSLIKCMLGYIPM
- a CDS encoding mitochondrial 54S ribosomal protein uL4m; translated protein: MKSAARLIPTLTQPLRNSTRPISRTILTKSITAGPSRLPRFYATTSSPPTNNLAQEQSPQSQAEEFEGEDEIPSNINFEELSEEADERINDFLGHGDEFTSLSNGSRSDPIFLPISSLASPTPTLAADSDLVISLPPDIFAQPIRRDILHRCVVWYLSLLRSGTKTTKSRSTVNYSGRKLRPQKGTGRARVGDASSGTRRGGAPIHPIFAKDWSQKLPRKVRALGLKIALTSKLNSGLLRVVQNLNEGEWKGTNEAKRALSDSIIKIEKNQIKNIEMEPIIPIGNNNQEIQNHVEEEEKEKEGELEIIDKFGSSKDLSILFIYSPNQIHHQNENLINFEKSIKNLKNVELLCIDQVEVYHILKYKWLIMEGDSIDFLTGLNDLQNELNIIPEPLEEEEEELFEKKQI